Proteins encoded within one genomic window of Candidatus Angelobacter sp.:
- a CDS encoding DUF4405 domain-containing protein, producing the protein MKNRVAFLLCLDIAMLLLVVVLECINFTGLRWHQWLGFAFCPVVLWHVVLQWQWFITQFRRMLTPAAWRVRANAGLNLLLLALMGAVLFSGGFVSAQGVESLGESFGRVRIWSEVHGWLNVALVVLVGLHLGLNWDWLIAALRRRRPVRPGLEGELVSNQLAKSLHTVPLPTGWGEGVRRTGEGSVVSLPKSIWTKAARSLGRAVTVLLVASVGAGAAYFSMKAVLLQKMRVRVERERTVVASGTGRERHQPAPRPSEPARNSLMPRDRQAEPERVGQLAGTLAFAMFVAVIGRYVFRLRL; encoded by the coding sequence GTGAAGAACCGCGTCGCGTTCCTGTTGTGCCTCGATATCGCCATGCTGCTGCTGGTGGTCGTGCTGGAGTGCATCAATTTCACGGGGCTGCGATGGCATCAATGGCTCGGCTTCGCATTTTGTCCGGTGGTGTTGTGGCACGTGGTCCTGCAGTGGCAATGGTTCATCACGCAGTTTCGGCGGATGCTGACGCCGGCGGCTTGGCGCGTGCGGGCGAACGCGGGTTTGAATCTGCTCCTGCTGGCGCTGATGGGGGCGGTGTTGTTCTCGGGCGGGTTCGTGTCGGCTCAGGGCGTGGAGTCGCTGGGCGAAAGTTTCGGGCGGGTGCGCATCTGGAGCGAGGTGCATGGGTGGTTGAACGTCGCCCTGGTCGTGTTGGTGGGTCTGCATCTCGGGCTGAATTGGGACTGGTTGATCGCGGCGCTGCGCCGTCGTCGGCCCGTGCGGCCGGGGCTGGAGGGAGAGTTAGTTTCCAATCAGCTTGCGAAGTCCCTTCACACCGTCCCTCTTCCCACCGGATGGGGAGAGGGTGTCCGAAGGACGGGTGAGGGGTCTGTCGTTTCCCTCCCGAAATCTATTTGGACAAAGGCTGCGCGATCGCTGGGACGCGCGGTGACAGTTCTGCTCGTGGCGTCGGTGGGTGCGGGCGCGGCGTACTTCTCCATGAAGGCGGTGTTGCTTCAAAAAATGCGCGTACGGGTAGAACGCGAACGGACCGTCGTCGCGAGCGGAACAGGACGTGAGAGGCACCAACCCGCACCGCGCCCGAGCGAACCGGCGAGGAATTCTCTCATGCCACGCGATCGGCAGGCCGAGCCGGAGCGGGTGGGGCAGTTGGCGGGAACGCTCGCATTCGCGATGTTCGTGGCGGTCATTGGCCGCTACGTGTTCCGGTTGCGGTTGTGA
- a CDS encoding helix-turn-helix transcriptional regulator: MPKRNGILATLGLNVRRQREAKQLTQENLAERAGLDPTYISGIERGLRNLGIKNVAKLAKALDLTTAELCKGVDV; this comes from the coding sequence ATGCCGAAACGCAATGGAATCCTCGCCACCCTGGGACTGAACGTCCGCCGCCAGCGCGAAGCGAAACAGCTCACCCAGGAAAATCTCGCCGAGCGCGCGGGCCTTGATCCCACCTACATCAGCGGAATCGAGCGCGGGTTGCGCAATCTGGGAATCAAAAACGTCGCCAAGCTGGCCAAAGCGCTGGACCTCACCACGGCTGAACTCTGCAAAGGAGTGGACGTGTGA
- a CDS encoding type II restriction endonuclease → MFLVQVVALRFTPQPRTEASNQPDFIFPGEREYHDATFNAALLVMLGVKSTSKDRWRGARRSRRFTVRVLSHVI, encoded by the coding sequence GTGTTTCTGGTTCAAGTCGTCGCGCTGCGCTTCACGCCGCAACCGCGGACGGAGGCCAGCAATCAACCCGATTTCATTTTCCCCGGCGAGCGGGAGTATCACGACGCGACGTTCAACGCCGCGCTGCTGGTCATGTTGGGCGTGAAGTCCACCAGCAAAGACCGCTGGCGTGGAGCGCGGCGTTCACGCCGCTTCACGGTGCGAGTACTGTCACACGTGATTTGA
- a CDS encoding DUF559 domain-containing protein, translated as MFDSQLTVRPDFVFLKLKLALFVDGCFWHGCPRHCNPMKWLKKSSMPQNKSASLKGGPGRTGRAFWRRKLSANMKRDALVTRLLRRAGWRVLRIWEHELAKRPEVCTRKIQRALNG; from the coding sequence ATGTTCGACTCTCAGCTCACCGTCCGCCCCGACTTTGTTTTTCTGAAACTCAAACTCGCACTGTTCGTGGACGGCTGTTTCTGGCACGGCTGTCCCAGGCATTGCAATCCGATGAAGTGGTTGAAGAAGAGTTCCATGCCGCAGAACAAATCAGCGTCGCTGAAAGGCGGGCCGGGGCGGACCGGTCGCGCGTTCTGGCGTCGCAAACTTTCCGCCAACATGAAACGCGATGCGCTGGTCACGCGCCTGTTGCGGCGGGCGGGCTGGCGCGTGCTGCGAATCTGGGAGCATGAACTGGCCAAGCGCCCGGAAGTTTGCACCCGCAAGATTCAACGGGCATTGAACGGTTAA
- a CDS encoding GYD domain-containing protein, which produces MARYIALIKFTEKGAKEIKKSTERARSFDKAAANAGVKIEGQYWTLGAYDGVLVITADQEKKALHCLAELASYGAVQTQTMPAFTDKEFDAIVGT; this is translated from the coding sequence ATGGCTCGATATATTGCACTGATCAAGTTCACGGAGAAGGGCGCAAAGGAAATCAAAAAGTCCACCGAACGCGCGCGGAGCTTCGACAAGGCCGCAGCCAATGCGGGGGTGAAGATTGAAGGCCAGTATTGGACGCTGGGCGCCTATGACGGAGTGCTCGTCATCACCGCTGACCAGGAAAAGAAGGCGTTGCATTGCCTGGCGGAACTGGCCAGCTACGGCGCGGTCCAGACGCAGACGATGCCGGCTTTCACGGATAAGGAATTCGACGCGATTGTTGGCACATAG
- a CDS encoding type II toxin-antitoxin system HicA family toxin, with product MERRLREIGCELLRTAGSHRHYSNPFRPDRLITFAWHPGDVPRGIIADIIEDLGITRHQFYFGKF from the coding sequence TTGGAACGGCGACTCCGCGAAATCGGTTGTGAACTTCTTCGCACGGCAGGCAGCCATCGCCATTACTCCAACCCGTTTCGGCCTGACCGCCTCATCACCTTCGCGTGGCATCCCGGCGACGTGCCACGCGGCATCATTGCCGACATCATTGAAGACCTCGGCATCACGCGCCACCAATTCTATTTCGGAAAATTCTGA
- a CDS encoding type II toxin-antitoxin system HicB family antitoxin, with protein sequence MKASGIKRLLYAGSTPGYNTPAMIVPLSKVQLRRDEDGVWIAKSPLLPGCHAHGRDRGEATLRFQQAAKVHLEALLETGRPIPPAFRDKFVLAA encoded by the coding sequence GTGAAAGCGTCAGGCATCAAACGCCTTCTTTACGCCGGCAGCACACCGGGCTACAATACGCCCGCTATGATCGTTCCACTCTCGAAAGTGCAACTGCGACGGGACGAAGACGGCGTTTGGATTGCCAAATCGCCCCTGCTTCCCGGCTGCCACGCGCATGGACGCGACCGCGGCGAAGCCACGCTCCGCTTTCAACAGGCCGCCAAGGTTCATCTGGAAGCGTTGCTCGAAACCGGACGCCCCATCCCGCCCGCCTTTCGCGACAAGTTCGTTCTCGCCGCCTGA